A stretch of the Eulemur rufifrons isolate Redbay chromosome 20, OSU_ERuf_1, whole genome shotgun sequence genome encodes the following:
- the DEFB128 gene encoding beta-defensin 128, whose protein sequence is MKLFLVLFILLFEVPTDGAGLKKCFNNITGYCRKKCKIGEIYEVGCLSGKLCCVNEAESKRYLEKAQKPREPDDEVSDGKMDYNILPTITVFTVQF, encoded by the exons ATGAAGCTGTTTCTGGTTCTTTTTATTCTGCTGTTTGAGGTACCCACAG ATGGGGCAGGACTCAAAAAATGCTTTAATAATATAACAGGCTACTGCaggaagaaatgcaaaatagGGGAAATCTATGAAGTGGGATGTCTAAGTGGGAAATTATGTTGTGTTAATGAAGCAGAAAGCAAAAGATACTTGGAAAAAGCCCAGAAGCCACGAGAACCTGATGACGAGGTGTCTGATGGGAAGATGGACTACAATATTTTGCCCACCATCACCGTTTTCACAGTCCAATTCTAA